Proteins from a single region of Coregonus clupeaformis isolate EN_2021a chromosome 35, ASM2061545v1, whole genome shotgun sequence:
- the LOC121550755 gene encoding coiled-coil domain-containing protein 43-like, with product MAASMADAGVFEKWLNDRLDYLEVDQEVYGAYILGILQEEESDEEKEDALLGILSAFLEDEKLEDVCKEIISQWAESCAQSATKNKEDVEVLAIANLIEKQAQIVVKQKEVSEESRKRKEAKEAVLAQYANITDDDDEAEEEEQAGAAFCPSGDKSLFKNTNVEEVLTRKKQQRDQAKEDSHKKKETDKLQREKDKLAKQDRKDKEKKRTQKGERKR from the exons ATGGCGGCGTCCATGGCAGATGCCGGGGTGTTTGAGAAGTGGCTGAATGATCGGCTAGACTACTTAGAAGTGGACCAGGAGGTGTATGGAGCTTATATTTTAGGAATACTTCAAGAGGAGGAGAGTGACGAAGAGAAGGAGGACGCACTGCTAGGAATTCTATCTGCGTTTTTG GAGGATGAGAAACTTGAAGATGTCTGCAAAGAGATCATTAGTCAGTGGGCTGAGAGCTGTGCCCAGTCTGCAACCAAAAACAAGGAGGATG ttgAGGTACTGGCCATTGCCAATCTGATAGAGAAGCAGGCACAGATTGTGGTGAAACAGAAGGAAGTATCCGAGGAGTCCAGGAAGAGGAAAGAAGCTAAAGAAGCAGTCCTGGCTCAATATGCCAATATCACAGATGATGACGA TGAAGCTGAAGAGGAGGAGCAGGCAGGAGCTGCTTTTTGCCCCAGTGGTGATAAAT CCCTGTTTAAGAACACCAACGTGGAGGAGGTTCTGACCAGGAAGAAGCAGCAGAGGGACCAGGCTAAGGAAGACTCCCATAAGAAGAAAGAGACAGACAAGTTGCAGCGTGAGAAGGACAAACTAGCCAAGCAGGACAGGAAGGACAAGGAGAAGAAACGCACACAGAAAGGGGAACGAAAAAGATGA